A single genomic interval of Deinococcus misasensis DSM 22328 harbors:
- a CDS encoding DNA topoisomerase subunit B yields the protein MTTEYNASNIRVLEGLEAVRERPGMYIQGGTGIDGYHQLLTEIVDNAIDEGLAGFADEVTVTLHKDGSVSVTDNGRGIPVDMMPDYGKPAIEVIFTKLHAGGKFDSNAYKVSGGLHGVGSSVVNALSKFFDVHVNKDGKLYHIRFHDSDLAVPLENLGATPSDVRYSTKVHFYADPAYFKGIDAHYDYDRVRRRLRELSFLTGLKIVLTDERLDTPKQEEWHETGGVAAYAKSLVHEGKLIYDTPILMKGELEGVEVEVAFIHSTAYNSSILCYGNMITNRDGGTHLTGFKTAYTRVLNNYAKSKSLIKQGNPLPSGDDLLEGINCVISVKLSDPMFESQAKVKLLNQEAQTAVQSIVYEKLTQFLEENPKVGKTIVEKAADAARAREAARKARDLVRRQNPLESDDLPGKLADCSSNDPIESELYIVEGDSAGGSAKLGRERRFQAILPLRGKILNVEKAQLTKILKNTEIRSMISAIGAGVEGTGDNAHFDLSNLRYHKIIIMTDADKDGGHIAALLLTFFFRYMRALIEQGHLYIAQPPLYRFSTGRGKHNETYVYNEEQLRTLVDTANENGKKYEIQRFKGLGEMNPDQLWETTMNPETRQLKQVQLEDVELAHDVFEMLMGTEVPPRREFIEQNARYAQVDI from the coding sequence ATGACCACTGAATACAACGCGTCAAACATTCGCGTCCTTGAAGGTCTGGAAGCCGTTCGTGAACGCCCCGGGATGTACATCCAGGGCGGTACGGGCATCGATGGATACCACCAGCTTCTGACCGAAATTGTTGACAATGCCATTGACGAAGGTCTGGCCGGATTTGCCGACGAAGTGACCGTTACCCTGCACAAAGACGGTTCGGTCAGCGTCACCGACAACGGACGCGGCATTCCAGTAGACATGATGCCCGACTACGGCAAACCCGCCATTGAAGTGATTTTCACCAAATTGCACGCCGGGGGTAAATTCGACAGCAACGCCTACAAAGTCTCGGGCGGTTTGCACGGCGTGGGTTCTTCGGTCGTGAACGCCCTGTCCAAATTCTTTGATGTGCACGTCAACAAAGACGGAAAGCTCTACCACATCCGTTTCCACGACAGCGATCTGGCTGTGCCTCTGGAAAATCTGGGTGCCACCCCTTCAGATGTCCGGTACAGCACCAAAGTACACTTCTACGCCGATCCTGCCTACTTCAAAGGCATCGACGCCCACTACGACTACGACCGCGTGCGTCGCCGTCTGCGTGAACTCTCTTTCCTGACCGGCCTGAAAATCGTCCTCACCGACGAGCGTCTGGACACCCCCAAGCAGGAAGAGTGGCACGAAACCGGTGGTGTGGCTGCCTACGCCAAAAGCCTCGTGCACGAAGGCAAGCTGATTTATGACACACCCATCCTGATGAAGGGTGAACTGGAAGGCGTCGAAGTCGAAGTGGCTTTCATCCACTCCACGGCCTACAACAGCAGCATCCTGTGTTACGGCAACATGATCACCAACCGGGACGGCGGAACCCACCTGACCGGCTTCAAAACCGCCTACACCCGAGTGCTCAACAACTATGCAAAAAGCAAGAGCCTGATCAAACAGGGCAACCCCCTGCCAAGCGGCGATGACCTCCTTGAAGGCATCAACTGCGTGATCAGCGTCAAGCTTTCGGACCCCATGTTCGAATCCCAGGCCAAAGTGAAGCTTCTGAACCAGGAAGCCCAAACTGCGGTCCAGAGCATCGTCTACGAAAAGCTGACCCAGTTCCTCGAAGAGAACCCCAAAGTCGGCAAAACCATCGTGGAGAAAGCCGCAGACGCTGCCCGTGCCCGTGAAGCGGCCCGCAAAGCCCGCGATCTGGTGCGCCGCCAGAACCCTCTGGAAAGTGATGACCTCCCCGGAAAACTGGCGGACTGTTCCTCCAACGACCCCATAGAGTCTGAACTCTACATCGTGGAAGGGGACTCCGCAGGTGGATCTGCGAAACTTGGGCGTGAACGCCGTTTTCAGGCCATCTTGCCTCTGCGCGGAAAAATCCTCAACGTTGAAAAAGCCCAGCTCACCAAGATCCTCAAAAACACCGAGATCCGCAGCATGATCAGTGCCATCGGGGCAGGGGTGGAAGGCACCGGCGACAACGCCCACTTCGACCTCTCCAACCTGCGCTACCACAAGATCATCATCATGACCGACGCCGACAAAGACGGCGGTCACATCGCTGCCCTGCTGCTGACCTTCTTCTTCCGTTACATGCGTGCCCTCATCGAGCAAGGCCACCTGTACATTGCCCAGCCCCCCCTGTACCGTTTCAGCACCGGACGGGGCAAGCACAACGAAACCTACGTGTACAACGAAGAACAACTTCGCACCCTCGTGGACACCGCCAACGAAAACGGCAAGAAGTACGAAATCCAGCGCTTCAAAGGTCTGGGTGAAATGAACCCCGACCAGCTCTGGGAAACCACCATGAACCCCGAGACCCGCCAGCTCAAGCAGGTCCAACTCGAAGATGTGGAACTGGCCCACGATGTCTTCGAAATGCTGATGGGCACCGAAGTGCCTCCCAGACGGGAATTCATCGAGCAAAACGCCCGTTATGCTCAGGTGGACATCTAA
- a CDS encoding SDR family NAD(P)-dependent oxidoreductase — protein sequence MQNLQGTVALVTGASRGVGKGVALELAKQGAVVYFTGRTLHEGEGSVDLPGSLTSTLQEIEALGGKGVAIQCDHTDDHQSRKVLEQIEQEQGKLDVLVNNAWGGYEHYFDGTKFWEEKGFWTAPLSRWDRMFQAGVRVQYVTSALAVPLMLKSTGGLIANISFIASRKVDMGVAYGAAKAASDHMTACMAHELMPHGITAVALHPGLVRTESVLKAGVFDLSNSHSPEFVGMAVSALYRDAESGAFSGEALDVLKLALRYGYTDLDGTQPQPET from the coding sequence ATGCAGAACTTGCAAGGCACAGTGGCACTGGTGACAGGTGCATCCAGAGGGGTGGGCAAGGGCGTGGCTCTGGAGCTCGCAAAACAGGGGGCAGTGGTGTATTTCACAGGTCGCACCCTGCATGAAGGGGAGGGGAGTGTGGACCTTCCGGGCAGCCTGACCTCCACCTTGCAGGAAATTGAGGCTCTGGGGGGGAAAGGGGTGGCCATCCAGTGTGACCACACCGACGACCACCAGAGCCGCAAAGTGCTCGAACAGATCGAGCAGGAGCAGGGCAAACTGGATGTGCTGGTCAACAACGCATGGGGCGGATACGAGCACTACTTTGACGGCACAAAATTCTGGGAGGAAAAAGGCTTCTGGACTGCCCCCCTTTCCAGATGGGACAGGATGTTTCAGGCTGGGGTGAGGGTGCAGTATGTGACTTCTGCTCTGGCGGTTCCCCTGATGCTGAAAAGCACTGGGGGTCTGATTGCCAACATCTCCTTCATTGCCTCCAGGAAGGTGGACATGGGCGTGGCGTATGGAGCGGCCAAAGCAGCAAGCGACCACATGACCGCCTGCATGGCCCATGAACTGATGCCTCACGGGATCACCGCAGTGGCCCTTCATCCCGGTCTGGTCCGCACCGAATCGGTCCTGAAAGCTGGAGTTTTCGATCTCTCCAACTCCCACAGTCCAGAGTTTGTTGGGATGGCGGTGTCTGCCCTTTACCGGGATGCCGAAAGTGGTGCCTTCAGCGGTGAAGCGCTTGATGTGCTGAAACTCGCGCTGCGTTATGGGTACACCGACCTCGATGGAACGCAACCCCAGCCCGAGACATGA